GAAATCCTGTCATTCGTTTCTCCTTAAGATAAGATATAAGCATATCGGAGATATCGCTTTGCCATTGGTATTTTTCTTTCATTACTGGAACACCTCCTCCGGATCTAAGGCACATTTTCTCAGCCCTTCAATATCTATCTTAATGTAGATACTGGTTGTGTTTATACTCTGATGGCCCAGTGTTTCTGAAATTACTGACAAAGGAGCTTTCGCTTCAAGCATATTTTTGGCTAAGGTGCTTCTTAGTGAATGCATACCACAAATGACACCAGATGGAATATTAATCCCCGCTGCCTCCATGTAGCGGCGCAGTTCTCTTTGAAAACACTCGTTTTCGCCGAAGGCATCAAAAGGAGCTCTATGTCTGACAAATATCCTGTTACTCGCTGTTCTAGGGCGGCCATTCTTAAGATAATCAATGAGCGCCCAACCTATATCATCTAGAATCGGCAACTCTATTGCTTTACAGGTTTTTTGCATTATAATACTGATTGTCTTACGACTCCAATTCAAATTGGAAAGCTGCATCCTGCGGATGTCACTAACTCTTAAACCAAGACGAACAATGAGAAGCAGTATTGCAAAGTCACGCTTACCCTTCGGGTCTCCCCTATCAATAATGGACAATAGTTTTTTTACATCTTCTGTTTTCCATGAGTAAGGAATAAAGGCATTCCGTAGGATTCTTATATGCGGTAAAGATGAGGCAATATCTATTTTTATAAATCCTGCTTCCTTCAGGAAAGATAAATAGTTACGCAACACATATACAACAGTGGCTACATACTTTGGTTTTGATTCTTCATAGTTAGCTAAAAACTTAGAAATAAGAACTGATGTGATCTTGCCTGAATTAGATATACCTTTTTCATCAAGGAAAGTGAGAAGTTTATGTATTATGTTATTGTTACATACTATAGTTGCATCTGCATAATTACGTTCTTGATATTCTTGTTGAAACTGCTTATATTCTTTCTCAAAGCCAGGTGGACAAATAAATGGTTGTATATGTGATCGAATAAAGAAGGATAGTTCGCCAGTTTCCATAAAGATTAGAAGATTTTGAACAGGTTTCATCACCCTACCTGTTTTACGGTCGGAAGACCCCCAGAATCCCTGGAGTTTAGTGCCAGTTTTACACTTAATATAATCCATTCCAACCTCTTCTGTTAATTTTGTGATGTTTTTTTCCTTCATGAACTTTAGGAGGCTGTTAAGTACACCTCGATGATTTTTGATGGTGGAAATGGCATATTCGCGTTCTGCCATTATTTTTACAACCGAGTTAATTGCATTGCTGATAGATTGTAAGTTATCCAAAATAATACTCATCCTTTCTTTTTATAGATAAGATAAGTATTGCCATATTATGGTGAGTGTTTTATGATAAAAATAAGATAAATTCAGGAAACATGTAGTTTACTCCACATAATGTGTGACTCTACATAATGCCTCTTATGTAGAGCTCTCCATAAAAGACATTCATTCGCAAGCAATCTATTGAAGAACGGTGTAGATATTTTGAGGATACAAAAGCTTCTAGGACATTCATCAATCAAAACTACAAGTATCTATACACATACCAATATTGTGGACCTAGGACAGGCTGTAAATGCGCTATAGTATGAAACAGAAGAAAGGGGAAAATATAGATGAATAATGAGGTTGAATTGAAGATAGAAAAAATATTGAAGCTTTGTGAGGCTGGCAACGATAGGCATGAAGTAGCAAAGATGCTAGGATACAAAGACTACAAAGGGCTTCAAGCATACATGCAAAGACATCAATACACATGGAATGAAGAGATGAGAACCTATCAACTTCTGGAAGAGTATCAAAAACAGATGAAGACTGAAAGAGTACTGAGGAAGTTTGAGGATGGAGTAAGTAGCAAGCCAGCACGAATCATCTCCATGTTTTCAAAGAAGCTTGAGGCTAGAGATATTGCTAAGAAGCTCGGATACGAAAGCCACAAGACAATGGCTTCATACATGAAGTCTAGGGGCTATGCCTGGAATGCTGAAATCAGGAACTATGAAAGAGATAGTAGTATATCAATTGGTGAAAATGAAGACATAGACACTGAATTTGAGGGAACAAGTGACGCTAGACATTTGGACATTCTAGAACTATTGGATTCAAAGAAAGAGAAACTGCTGGAGCTTTTGAACTCATATTCCAATGATGACATGGCTATGCCTAGATACGTCATAGGAGGGCTATGTGTGACGAAGTCTGTGCACATGGTGACAGGGCTAGACCTTCTGATTCGAGAATACAGCACTGAAAAGAACATCTCTCAGAAGGACATGTTTCAGATAGCAATAATTGAATTCCTCAAGAAATACGGCTACAAACGAGAAGTAGAAACATTGGTTGGTCTATGATTGCAGATTGGCATCCATCGCTTGGTGAAGTTGATGGATGCTTTCTTTTTTTGCTAGGGCAGACTTTGGACACATTTTGGGCGGAATTTGAACTGAAAAATCCAGTATTCTCATAGGTTTGGGCGAAGTGGGCAAAGGTTGATGCAAGTATCTCTCAGAATATGGTATACTATCACTAATGAATAGATTGTATTTTGGGAAAAGATATGTCCTATCAGCCCAAACTGAGTGATACCAACAAAGTATATGCCCTGAATTAGCCCAAACTATGCCCTATATATGTCCTAAAGGACAAAAAAATGAAAACCAATGAAACCATGTGTTTCTACAAGCTTTCTAAATCATTATAGAAACTAAGCTGATTTGGCAAAAGCTTTTGAAACGGACAGTTCTAAGTTCATGATTTGAAACAATGGTATACTGTAGCCAGTCCTTCTAGAGCAGTGATACCAATGGATTTAGGGTTTGAGAAATTTGGATAGATACCGAGACTTTGATGTTCAGGTATAGGTATGATACCGAGACTGGATTGTACTACTTACAGAGTAGGTACTATAACCCTGAGTGGGGAAGGTTTATCAATGCTGATGGACTAGTTGGTGAGACAGGAGAGTTATTGGGTCATAATATGTTTGCATATTGTAAGAATAATCCTGTAAATATGGAAGATCCAAGTGGATGTTGGCCAACTTGGAATAGTATCTTGGATGCAGGTAAGAAGCTAGTTAATAGCGTTGTAGAAACTATAAAAGAAACTGTAATAAAGGTATCTTTCGCGATAACAACCATGATAATAGTTGCAGCTAAGGATCCAGATATTGCTCAAGCAATAATAATACCTGCTGCTAGTAGAGGATTAAATAAGGTATCAAAAAGTTTTAGTAAAACCTTTCCGTCACAAAAATCAGCAAAGAAGGCAGCTTTCAGGGATGCAGGTATCGGGAAGCATGGAAAATCTACACCAATAATAGATGTAAAACGAAATGTAGGATCTCGACACCCATACCAAGGGACGGAACAAATAAGACAGGGCTGGTTTGGAGAAAAGGGACATGAAGTATTTCATGATGTTTGGGGACACAAGGAAGATCCTTTTGATATGCCACATTTTAATGTATATTTTAAGGATGGAAGAAAAGGTCATTACTATTATCCAAGTAGTTGGGATCCTAAAAATAATAGATAGATGGAGGTGCCTAGAAGATGACAGCATCATTTGAGAAACATCAACCAGCAAGCCTAAAAAACGAACTTTTTCGATGGATCAGTATAAATGAAGATGGAAGTTATAATATTGTAGATGAAACTCTAGAAAATATTGAAAAAATAAATAGATATGTCATTGAAAAATGGAGTATAGAAGAATTTCTTTTGCAACTTTTAAAAAGTAAGGAAATTTACTTGTGTTTCTATGTTGGAAAGAGATCTAAATCACTTACAAAAGTACAAAAATTATTTAAAGAAAAAAGTTTAATGAAACATGGGTGTAAAAAGTCAATTTATAGAGAAGATTTTTATTTTGAAAGTTTGAAAAATTTGCCTTTGTTACCTTATGATTTAATTGATGATTATTATTGTGACAGTATGTTCGTTGTGTCGGAAAAGGAACTAGATGAGAAAAGATTGATATGGCTAGTGGGCAACCTTAATCTATTTAATCAACCGCTAGAACTTGGCGATTACTTTCCGACGACGGATGTTATTCCATCCATTTTAAGAGAGGAGATAGGGATTGTTTTCTTAAAAAGACACTATTGCTATTGGAATCATGACCAAGAGCGAGATGTGTTTGTATACTATACTGTTGATGATTTATAGAAACAACCTAAATCTCAAACTCATTCAGTAACAAATTGTGAACATATTTTCTTTTACAAATTGAAAATATCCAAAACTCACTGAAAAAATGATAAAACTGTCTATAAGAAACTTATATGGAGAAGATTCAAAAAGAAAATATAAGGTTGTTAGAGTTTCAAGAACTGCATAATTATAATTCTGTAGTGAGAGCCAACTGAAAATGAATAAAGGAAAGCATCCATCAATTGATGAAGTTGATAGATGCTTTCTTTTTTTGTTAGGACAGACTTTGGACACATTTTGGGCGGGATTTGAACTGACAAATCCAATATTCTCATAGGTTTGGGCGAAGTGGGCAAAGGTTGATGCAAGTATCTCTCAAAATATGGTATACTATCACTATTGAATAGTTTGCATTTTGCAAAAAAGTATGTCCTATCTGCCCAAATCAAGTGAAATTAACAAAGTATATGCCCTGAAATAGCCCAAGCTATGCCCTATATATGTCCTAAAGGACAAAAAATGAAAAACAATGAAACCATGTGTTTCTACAAGCTTTCTAAATCATTGTAGAAACTAAGGTGATTTGGCAAAAGCTTTTGAAACGGACAGTTCTAAGTTCATGATTTGAAACAATGGTATACTGTAGCCAGTCCTGCTAGACAAGTGATACCAATGGATTTCAGGTTTGAGAAAATTGGATAGATACCGAGATTTTGCTGCTCAGGTATAGGTATGATACCGAGAATGAGTTGTACTATTTGAATTCAAGGTATTATAACCCAGAGTGGGGTCGCTTCATAAATGCTGATACAATAGTAGGAGAAGTAGGAGAACTGCTATCTCATAACATGTTTGCATACTGCAACAATGACCCAGTAAACATGGAAGACCCAGATGGGGATATAGCATGGTGGGTTGGAGCGGCTATAGGTGGAGCACTATTTGATTCTGCTGTGTATCTGTTCCAGCATAGAAATGAAGGATTTAGTTGGAGCGGATTAGGAAAAGCAGCTGCAACAGGTGCACTTACAGGCGTAGCCTTTGCTAGTGCAGGAAAATTCGTTGCAAAAGGTGTCAAAGCAGTAGTTTCTTCTAGAAAAGCTAAAGCTATTATGCAGGCTGTATGCTTCACAGGAGATACACCTATTCTAACAAAGGATGGGTATAAGCCAATAAAAGAGATTGAGGTTGGCGATGAAGTATATTCTGAAAATCCTGAGACTGGTGAAAAGGGATTAAACAAGGTTACAAATGTATTTATTAACGAGACTGATAAGTTAATACATGTGTATATAGACGGTGAGAGATAAAGACAACATCAGAGCATCCTTTCTGGGTAGTTGGTGAAGGCTGGGTAGGAGCAGAAGATTTAAGACCAGCAGATAAGGTATTACTATACTCAGGTAAGATAGCTGATGTTGAGCAGGTAACTGTAGAGGACTTGGACGAAGTAATAAAGGTATACAACTTTGAGGTTGAGGATTGGCATACTTACTTTGTATCAAAGCAGAATGTTTTAGTTCATAATGACTGTTCAGCTACGATAAAATGGACTAACCATGGATTTAAACATTTTCCACAAAAGAATCTAAGTTGGTCAGCAATTGTTAAGTCAACTAAAAATGGTCCAGCAAAGTATATAAAGGGAATAAATATTGAATCATTTGAGCGAACAGCTTGGCAACAGGGTACTAAAGTAACGAATGGTAAGACATGGAGGGTAATGAAATTTGACAAGATTATAGGTGCAAGTGGTGGAGTTGAAACGCAGTACATGAGAGTTGAAATGAGTGCTGGAACTATTCACGGACATCCTATTACACGAGCTGAATATTTAAGTTTGATAAAGTAATTGTGGGAGAGGTAAATATGATGCAGAATATTAATTTTGGGTGTGGAAAGGTAACTTATAATGATTTTGATATTGAATTAAATATACCAATTGAGAATCAGTTATATTCGTTGAAGGAAGATTTAATTCAGGTAGATTATGATGAAAGGTATATCATAGACATTGGATGGTATCCAGAGTTCTCATTAGATGGGTCATTTAGGATAGTAGCCATTGAAAATTATGATTGGGGTTCTCCGTTGTTCACATACTCATGTAAGACTTTAGAGCAGCTTCATTCAGCTATTGAAGAAAGTGTAGATAGAGTTGAAAAGCTGCTAAGATAGCTGGATGGAGTTGTCCGATGCAACCGACAAGGAGGAATACTTTTGAGTACTTGGAAAGAAATTAAGATTCAAGGTGTTACAGAAATAAATAGGCTTGTTGGTGAATTTCAAATTTGGGCATTAAATAAAGTGCCATATGAAAAA
The genomic region above belongs to Clostridium swellfunianum and contains:
- a CDS encoding RHS repeat-associated core domain-containing protein, producing the protein MNSRYYNPEWGRFINADTIVGEVGELLSHNMFAYCNNDPVNMEDPDGDIAWWVGAAIGGALFDSAVYLFQHRNEGFSWSGLGKAAATGALTGVAFASAGKFVAKGVKAVVSSRKAKAIMQAVCFTGDTPILTKDGYKPIKEIEVGDEVYSENPETGEKGLNKVTNVFINETDKLIHVYIDGER
- a CDS encoding site-specific integrase — protein: MAEREYAISTIKNHRGVLNSLLKFMKEKNITKLTEEVGMDYIKCKTGTKLQGFWGSSDRKTGRVMKPVQNLLIFMETGELSFFIRSHIQPFICPPGFEKEYKQFQQEYQERNYADATIVCNNNIIHKLLTFLDEKGISNSGKITSVLISKFLANYEESKPKYVATVVYVLRNYLSFLKEAGFIKIDIASSLPHIRILRNAFIPYSWKTEDVKKLLSIIDRGDPKGKRDFAILLLIVRLGLRVSDIRRMQLSNLNWSRKTISIIMQKTCKAIELPILDDIGWALIDYLKNGRPRTASNRIFVRHRAPFDAFGENECFQRELRRYMEAAGINIPSGVICGMHSLRSTLAKNMLEAKAPLSVISETLGHQSINTTSIYIKIDIEGLRKCALDPEEVFQ
- a CDS encoding polymorphic toxin-type HINT domain-containing protein — protein: MKTTSEHPFWVVGEGWVGAEDLRPADKVLLYSGKIADVEQVTVEDLDEVIKVYNFEVEDWHTYFVSKQNVLVHNDCSATIKWTNHGFKHFPQKNLSWSAIVKSTKNGPAKYIKGINIESFERTAWQQGTKVTNGKTWRVMKFDKIIGASGGVETQYMRVEMSAGTIHGHPITRAEYLSLIK